A genomic stretch from Bacteroidota bacterium includes:
- a CDS encoding DUF5009 domain-containing protein yields MNASKRILSVDIFRGATIAAMILVNNPGTWGAIYPPFKHAEWHGLTPTDLIFPFFLFIVGMSITFAYTKKKETGVNADVYKKIISRTLKLIILGLIMAGFLIYPPFFKNLSELRLPGVLQRIGVVFFIASIMFLHLNPKVLFGIFVSILIGYWLIMTQIPFNGETYLLTPENNLATIIDQKILTLDHMWRVYDPEGLLSTIPAIATTIFGMFLGKILLDKSKSEKEKLKLFIIIGVVALITGYAWGMIFPINKSLWTSSFVLVTGGFASLTYAAIYYIADILDHNSWGKPAIIFGSNAITVFFLSGVVARIFGMIKLSDGQSLHGYLYELLSSIITIPKLSSLIYAIFVIFFYYLVALYLYRKKIFIKV; encoded by the coding sequence ATGAATGCATCGAAACGTATATTATCTGTAGATATTTTTAGAGGAGCAACAATTGCAGCTATGATTCTGGTAAACAATCCCGGAACATGGGGTGCTATCTATCCGCCATTTAAACATGCCGAATGGCACGGCCTGACACCTACTGATCTTATTTTCCCCTTCTTTTTATTCATTGTCGGAATGTCAATAACATTTGCTTACACAAAAAAGAAAGAAACAGGCGTAAATGCCGATGTTTATAAAAAGATTATTTCCCGAACCTTAAAACTGATTATTTTAGGTTTAATCATGGCAGGCTTTTTAATCTATCCGCCGTTTTTTAAAAATCTGTCCGAATTGAGGCTCCCCGGTGTACTACAAAGAATAGGAGTCGTGTTTTTTATAGCTTCCATTATGTTTCTGCATTTAAACCCGAAAGTACTATTTGGAATATTTGTATCAATCCTGATTGGCTATTGGTTAATAATGACACAAATTCCTTTCAATGGGGAAACATATTTATTAACTCCCGAAAATAATCTTGCAACCATTATAGATCAAAAAATATTGACTTTAGACCACATGTGGAGGGTTTACGATCCGGAAGGCCTTCTGAGTACTATTCCGGCAATAGCCACTACAATATTCGGAATGTTTTTGGGCAAGATACTATTAGATAAAAGCAAATCAGAAAAAGAAAAACTTAAACTTTTCATCATAATTGGAGTTGTTGCGCTAATTACCGGGTACGCATGGGGAATGATTTTCCCTATCAACAAGTCACTGTGGACAAGCAGTTTTGTGCTGGTAACAGGGGGATTTGCAAGTTTGACATACGCAGCAATATATTACATTGCCGATATTTTAGATCATAACAGTTGGGGGAAACCTGCTATTATTTTTGGTTCTAATGCAATTACAGTCTTCTTCCTGTCGGGTGTAGTTGCCAGAATTTTTGGAATGATAAAATTATCCGATGGTCAGTCTTTACACGGCTACCTATATGAACTCTTGTCTTCAATTATCACCATTCCAAAACTCAGTTCGTTGATATATGCAATTTTTGTAATTTTCTTCTATTATCTGGTAGCGCTTTATTTATACAGGAAGAAGATTTTTATTAAAGTATAA
- a CDS encoding DUF4143 domain-containing protein, which translates to MLYIREKYHEQIKNAISNVPITVLIGARQCGKTSLMKSLSPGMDSYDIDGQTPEATNIFADLNDVEELLKIKLNSELEGLFIIDEFQYLNKISSKLKILSDKYPKLKILCSGSSSLDIIQTVEESLAGRVRVINVNSLSFSESLLFEEPEAYLDYQKYTKNTNDSIVSQEIKSQLKHYLVYGGMPRMARKKGFREKIRTLDDIYKTYLMRDVRSFVRNEDSVGFNKLLQILALQIGNLVNVNELSRTTGLSYNKCEEYIYLLEQMFIIKMIPPFASNKKKAIKKMKKVYFLDLGLRNIIINNFNNIDSRNDSGALFENFVFLEIIKSIESYSDLSFYRTRDGAEVDFVINDMYKLLTFEAKYKNISKPIFLKALKGFNKDENVKESFVINLNLNQKNDNQNYIQAYLLEKVI; encoded by the coding sequence ATGCTTTATATAAGGGAAAAATATCATGAACAAATAAAAAATGCCATTTCAAACGTTCCGATCACTGTTCTTATCGGGGCAAGACAATGCGGTAAAACATCACTCATGAAAAGCCTGTCACCCGGCATGGATTCATATGATATTGACGGGCAAACACCTGAAGCTACAAATATATTTGCCGATCTAAATGATGTTGAAGAACTGTTGAAGATCAAGCTTAATTCCGAATTAGAAGGACTATTTATTATTGATGAATTCCAGTATTTAAATAAGATATCTTCCAAACTAAAAATCCTTTCAGACAAATACCCAAAACTCAAAATTCTATGTAGCGGCAGTTCAAGTCTTGACATTATTCAAACGGTGGAAGAATCTCTGGCAGGAAGAGTAAGAGTGATAAATGTAAATTCGCTCTCATTCAGCGAAAGTCTACTATTTGAAGAACCCGAAGCATATCTGGATTATCAGAAATACACGAAAAACACAAATGATTCGATCGTATCGCAGGAAATTAAATCCCAACTGAAACACTATCTGGTGTATGGTGGCATGCCCCGTATGGCACGTAAAAAGGGTTTCAGAGAAAAAATCAGAACCTTAGACGATATTTACAAAACTTACCTGATGCGGGATGTAAGGTCGTTTGTCAGAAACGAGGACAGTGTTGGTTTTAATAAACTATTGCAGATTCTGGCATTACAAATTGGTAATTTAGTTAATGTAAACGAACTGTCGCGAACTACCGGACTTAGCTATAACAAATGCGAAGAATATATTTATCTGTTGGAACAGATGTTTATTATTAAAATGATTCCACCTTTCGCTTCAAACAAAAAGAAAGCGATAAAAAAAATGAAAAAGGTTTACTTCCTCGATTTAGGCTTAAGGAATATTATCATCAATAACTTCAATAATATTGACTCCCGTAATGACAGCGGTGCTCTTTTTGAAAACTTTGTTTTTCTGGAAATCATTAAAAGCATAGAATCGTATTCCGACTTATCGTTTTACAGAACCAGAGATGGTGCAGAAGTTGATTTTGTAATAAACGACATGTACAAGCTGTTAACTTTCGAAGCAAAATATAAAAACATTTCAAAACCGATATTTCTCAAAGCTCTTAAAGGATTTAACAAGGATGAGAATGTTAAGGAATCGTTCGTGATTAATCTCAATCTGAATCAAAAAAACGATAATCAAAATTACATACAAGCCTATTTGCTCGAAAAAGTAATCTAG
- a CDS encoding endonuclease/exonuclease/phosphatase family protein encodes MKKLLLIILVPVLLIGLFYVYGTQSSISPEYYDTVKVNDNAQPSLSDTLKIMTYNIGWLSGMTNNLPVERDVELYNQNLNACVESLNKEKPNILALQEIDLDSDRSFNINQPDSLQKYCAYKYGALALNWDKKFVPFPGYNPKYFFGKTISAQYILSELEVVENTFDKLIKPINAPFYYNAFYLERLIQKTTLKTNRGEMMVLNVHLEAFDEETRSNHIQKSIEVFEKYRKIMPTLLVGDFNSPQDTLGTRNNLLDELIKMKDVGMAIPDSVYKADMVKHNTYSTGNPYTKIDFIFYSSDKIKAVESGVMQEIGEVSDHFPVWMKFVIRE; translated from the coding sequence ATGAAGAAACTATTACTAATTATCCTGGTTCCTGTATTGCTTATAGGATTATTCTATGTTTACGGAACTCAAAGTTCCATTTCCCCGGAATATTACGATACGGTAAAAGTAAATGATAATGCTCAGCCTTCCCTGAGTGATACATTGAAAATTATGACCTATAATATTGGTTGGCTTTCGGGAATGACCAATAATTTGCCGGTTGAAAGAGACGTAGAATTGTACAATCAAAACCTTAATGCCTGTGTTGAATCCTTAAATAAGGAGAAGCCAAATATCCTTGCTCTTCAGGAAATAGATTTAGATTCTGACAGGTCGTTTAATATCAATCAACCCGATTCATTGCAAAAATATTGCGCTTATAAATACGGTGCTCTAGCTCTTAACTGGGATAAAAAGTTTGTTCCCTTTCCTGGTTATAATCCTAAATATTTCTTCGGTAAAACTATCTCAGCTCAATATATTCTATCGGAATTAGAGGTTGTTGAAAACACCTTTGATAAGCTGATAAAACCTATAAATGCCCCATTTTATTACAATGCATTTTATTTAGAAAGATTAATTCAGAAAACAACTCTAAAAACAAATAGGGGCGAAATGATGGTTTTGAATGTGCATTTGGAAGCTTTTGATGAGGAAACAAGATCTAATCATATCCAAAAAAGTATTGAGGTTTTTGAAAAGTACAGAAAGATTATGCCAACATTATTGGTCGGTGATTTCAACAGTCCTCAGGACACTTTGGGAACCAGAAATAATTTGCTTGATGAGCTTATTAAAATGAAGGATGTAGGAATGGCAATTCCAGATTCTGTTTACAAAGCCGATATGGTAAAACACAATACTTATTCAACAGGAAATCCCTATACTAAGATCGATTTTATTTTTTACAGCAGTGATAAGATAAAAGCAGTTGAGTCGGGGGTAATGCAGGAAATAGGAGAAGTTTCAGACCATTTTCCAGTGTGGATGAAATTTGTAATTCGCGAATAG
- a CDS encoding ComEC/Rec2 family competence protein: MTKNTFTINSFPLIIFTVSYAIGIILSSYIGFINFNTLAAIASATIIIAFVTLNFIKRKNGLKTIAIIISSLILSFSSNSFRINKPYAITNNSLETEIILQKIYNRSSNFQSCIVKEKNSPKKYITSIPISDSTVYTRGDSFYISAEEIKLSGIDIPNNFNFSDYLRKRGVRSRLLIKNIVKTENDEITPVIISNNVENKIDQSQLSGNSKALLKALVLGRKEDISDQTLKNFSDSGIMHLLALSGLHIGILTWLISIVLKPVTLINKGKIIRGLMVIAFLWIYAYLTGLSSSIVRATIMFSILTIAHALKRQSNVYNSLSIAALILLLINPNNIFDVGFQLSFSAVIGIVWMFPLLNSIWRPKFIILKYFWTLLIVSIAAQIATLPLTLYYFHKFSSLFFVANLIEIPAITFLLVSSYIYILLLSIGVEINLLSIIYDKTVNFIEVVSQNISSLDELIIKNIYPDQFSVFLYFLLIISVLIFIGKKNKVFLFSALLFLITIQLHSIIKKHNNSLKELVMISASPKAEILIQDGNNSFSEKDYEESLFQNYLYFNNIKSSDTILNNTFIFKQKIFWKADDEIGSNPFNHRYATIIDNDTKTNPKIIANKYLDRVIYTGYRNSVNKSRWEYFCIKNKIPFHSAADSLFIYR, from the coding sequence ATGACTAAAAATACTTTCACAATAAACAGTTTCCCATTAATAATATTTACAGTCTCTTATGCTATCGGTATTATTTTATCGTCATACATCGGGTTTATAAACTTCAATACTTTGGCAGCAATAGCCTCTGCCACAATAATCATAGCTTTTGTGACACTTAATTTTATAAAAAGAAAAAACGGTCTTAAAACAATTGCTATAATTATATCTTCTTTAATACTTTCGTTTAGCAGCAATTCATTCAGAATAAATAAACCATATGCTATAACAAATAACAGTTTAGAAACAGAAATAATACTCCAAAAAATATATAATCGCAGTTCCAATTTCCAGAGTTGTATTGTTAAAGAAAAAAACAGCCCGAAAAAATACATTACATCTATTCCTATAAGCGATTCTACTGTTTACACACGTGGAGACAGTTTTTATATCAGTGCTGAAGAAATAAAATTATCCGGTATAGATATTCCCAACAACTTCAATTTTTCGGACTATCTGAGAAAAAGAGGCGTAAGATCGCGTTTACTAATAAAGAATATTGTTAAAACTGAAAATGATGAAATAACTCCGGTTATAATAAGCAATAATGTTGAAAATAAAATCGACCAAAGTCAATTGTCGGGCAACTCCAAAGCCCTGTTGAAAGCACTTGTTCTTGGAAGAAAAGAAGACATTTCGGATCAAACTTTAAAAAATTTTTCCGACTCGGGAATAATGCATCTGCTGGCTCTCTCCGGCTTGCATATCGGGATACTAACCTGGCTGATTTCGATTGTTCTTAAACCTGTTACTTTAATTAATAAAGGAAAAATAATCAGAGGTCTTATGGTAATTGCATTTTTGTGGATATATGCATATCTCACAGGACTTTCATCATCAATTGTTAGAGCTACAATCATGTTTAGCATATTGACAATTGCTCACGCTTTGAAAAGGCAAAGCAATGTGTACAACAGCTTATCAATCGCCGCTTTGATTCTCCTACTCATTAATCCTAACAATATATTTGATGTGGGTTTTCAGTTAAGTTTTTCGGCGGTAATAGGGATTGTATGGATGTTCCCTCTTCTAAATTCAATTTGGCGCCCAAAGTTTATCATCTTAAAATATTTCTGGACTTTACTAATTGTTAGTATAGCAGCACAAATCGCAACACTTCCGCTCACCTTATACTATTTCCACAAATTTTCTTCTCTATTCTTTGTGGCTAATCTAATCGAAATACCGGCAATTACATTTTTATTAGTATCTTCATACATATATATTTTACTCTTATCTATTGGTGTTGAGATAAATTTACTTTCTATAATATATGACAAAACAGTTAATTTTATTGAAGTAGTAAGTCAAAACATATCTTCACTAGATGAATTGATAATTAAGAATATATATCCGGATCAGTTTTCGGTATTTCTATATTTTCTTCTAATAATTTCTGTACTAATATTTATCGGCAAAAAAAATAAAGTGTTTTTATTCTCCGCACTTTTATTTTTGATAACGATCCAATTGCACTCAATCATAAAAAAACACAATAATTCACTAAAAGAACTTGTAATGATAAGTGCATCACCAAAAGCGGAGATTTTAATACAGGATGGAAATAATTCATTTAGCGAAAAAGATTATGAAGAAAGTCTATTTCAAAACTACCTCTACTTTAACAATATAAAGTCAAGTGATACTATTTTGAATAACACTTTTATATTTAAACAGAAGATATTCTGGAAAGCTGATGATGAAATAGGTTCAAACCCATTTAATCACAGATATGCGACAATTATCGATAATGACACGAAGACCAACCCTAAAATTATTGCGAATAAATATTTGGACAGAGTAATTTACACAGGTTACCGTAATTCAGTAAATAAAAGCAGGTGGGAATATTTTTGTATAAAGAATAAGATCCCGTTTCACAGCGCGGCAGACAGTCTTTTTATCTACCGGTAG
- the leuS gene encoding leucine--tRNA ligase produces MKYNHQDLEHKWQKYWEENKTFEAKNNSEKPKFYVLDMFPYPSGAGLHVGHPLGYIASDIYSRYKRHNGFNVLHPMGYDSFGLPAEQYAIQTGTHPAITTAQNLKRYREQLDKIGFSFDWNREVRTSDPDYYKHTQWIFIQLYNAWYNNDTDKAEHIDTLVDKFASEGNIYVNAASDEDIEEFTSNEWHAFDDHKQEEILAKYRLTFLAETEVNWCPALGTVLANDEIINGVSERGGHPVERKKMMQWNMRISAYAERLLQGLENIDWTDSLKETQRNWIGKSKGASVWFAIDGHEDLKFEVFTTRPDTIFGVSYMTLAPEHELVKQITTPEYKEAVEKYVSDTTKRSERERMAEVDKVSGQFTGACAIHPFSGEKIQIWIGDYVLASYGTGAVMAVPAHDSRDHAFAKKFGLDIKQVIDPKEDLGEGFDIQEESFDTKDGVCINSDFITGMEVADAISTVNSKVEEMGIGKGKINYRLRDAVFSRQRYWGEPFPVYYVNGIPQMIEKEHLPVVLPEVEKYLPTETGEPPLGNATVWAWDTVTNKVVENQKIDNQKVFPLELNTMPGWAGSSWYFLRYMDSENKDEFVSEEAEQYWQNVDLYIGGSEHATGHLLYSRFWNKFLKDMGYVSNEEPFKKLINQGMILGTSAFVYRIKDTNKFVSKGLKDQYEVTPIHADVNMVVNNELDIEAFKNWREEYRDAEFILEDMPTGQAGGKYICGSEVEKMSKSKYNVVSPDTIVEDFGADALRLYEMFLGPLEQYKPWKTDGISGVYNFLKKLWKLYHKNEEFGVSNTEPTKDALKSLHKTIKKVREDIEKFSFNTSVSTFMIAVNELSAQKCNSREILEPLAIIIAPYAPHIAEELWSKLGHETSIADAEFPVHNEEYLKESSHTYPIMFNGKKRFILEFPADANPKDMEKAVREHEKTIAQLQGREPKKVIVVPKKIINVVG; encoded by the coding sequence ATGAAATACAATCATCAGGACTTAGAGCATAAGTGGCAAAAATATTGGGAGGAGAATAAAACTTTCGAGGCCAAAAACAATTCGGAAAAACCAAAGTTTTACGTATTAGACATGTTTCCTTACCCATCGGGGGCGGGGTTACACGTTGGCCACCCACTGGGGTACATAGCTTCTGATATTTATTCAAGATATAAACGACATAACGGTTTTAATGTATTGCATCCTATGGGTTATGATTCGTTTGGATTACCTGCAGAACAATATGCTATACAAACGGGTACACATCCGGCAATTACAACAGCCCAAAACCTGAAACGATACCGCGAACAGCTTGATAAAATAGGTTTTTCATTTGATTGGAATCGTGAAGTACGTACTTCTGACCCTGATTATTACAAACATACACAGTGGATTTTCATCCAGCTATACAATGCGTGGTACAACAACGATACAGACAAGGCTGAACATATCGACACTTTGGTTGATAAATTTGCCTCAGAAGGAAATATTTATGTTAACGCTGCCTCTGATGAAGATATAGAAGAATTTACATCGAACGAATGGCATGCCTTTGACGATCATAAACAGGAAGAAATTCTGGCAAAATACCGATTAACCTTCCTTGCGGAAACAGAGGTAAACTGGTGTCCGGCACTTGGTACTGTTTTGGCTAACGACGAAATCATCAACGGAGTTTCGGAACGTGGCGGCCATCCTGTAGAGCGTAAAAAAATGATGCAGTGGAACATGCGTATTTCAGCTTACGCTGAACGTTTATTACAGGGCTTAGAAAATATCGACTGGACCGACTCGTTGAAGGAAACACAACGCAACTGGATAGGTAAATCGAAAGGTGCATCAGTATGGTTCGCCATTGACGGTCATGAAGATTTAAAATTTGAAGTTTTCACAACACGCCCTGATACAATCTTCGGTGTTTCATACATGACTCTTGCTCCTGAACACGAGCTGGTTAAACAAATAACTACTCCTGAATACAAAGAAGCTGTAGAAAAATATGTTTCTGATACTACAAAACGTTCGGAAAGAGAACGTATGGCAGAGGTTGATAAAGTTTCCGGACAGTTTACGGGAGCTTGTGCCATCCACCCTTTCTCGGGAGAGAAAATCCAGATATGGATTGGCGATTACGTATTGGCAAGCTATGGTACAGGAGCTGTTATGGCAGTACCTGCACATGATAGCCGCGACCATGCTTTTGCCAAAAAATTTGGATTAGACATCAAACAGGTTATCGATCCTAAGGAAGATTTAGGAGAAGGTTTTGATATTCAGGAGGAATCTTTCGACACTAAAGACGGTGTTTGTATCAATTCTGATTTCATCACAGGCATGGAAGTTGCCGATGCAATTTCTACTGTAAATTCAAAAGTTGAAGAAATGGGAATTGGTAAAGGAAAGATCAATTACCGATTGCGCGATGCAGTTTTTTCACGTCAAAGATATTGGGGAGAACCATTCCCGGTATATTATGTGAACGGAATTCCACAAATGATTGAGAAAGAGCATCTGCCGGTTGTTCTTCCGGAAGTGGAAAAATATTTACCTACCGAAACAGGTGAGCCGCCATTAGGTAATGCTACCGTTTGGGCATGGGATACCGTGACAAACAAAGTTGTGGAAAACCAAAAAATCGACAACCAAAAAGTCTTCCCTTTAGAATTGAACACTATGCCCGGCTGGGCAGGATCATCATGGTATTTCTTACGTTATATGGACTCTGAAAACAAAGATGAGTTTGTATCGGAAGAGGCTGAACAATACTGGCAGAATGTAGATTTATACATCGGTGGCTCGGAGCACGCTACAGGACACTTATTATACTCACGTTTTTGGAATAAGTTCCTGAAAGACATGGGCTATGTAAGCAACGAAGAACCTTTCAAAAAACTGATAAATCAGGGAATGATTCTTGGAACTTCAGCTTTTGTTTATCGCATAAAAGACACTAATAAATTTGTTTCAAAAGGTCTGAAAGATCAGTATGAAGTTACTCCTATTCACGCTGATGTGAATATGGTTGTAAACAACGAACTTGATATAGAAGCTTTCAAAAACTGGAGAGAAGAATACAGGGATGCTGAATTTATCCTTGAAGACATGCCTACCGGACAGGCAGGTGGAAAATACATTTGCGGAAGCGAAGTGGAAAAGATGTCGAAATCTAAATACAATGTAGTTAGTCCTGACACTATTGTTGAAGATTTTGGAGCAGATGCCTTACGATTATACGAAATGTTCTTAGGCCCGCTTGAGCAGTACAAACCATGGAAAACAGATGGTATAAGCGGTGTTTATAATTTCCTTAAGAAACTTTGGAAACTATATCACAAGAACGAAGAATTTGGGGTAAGCAACACGGAACCTACAAAAGATGCTTTGAAATCGCTTCACAAAACAATCAAGAAGGTAAGAGAAGATATTGAGAAGTTCTCATTTAATACTTCTGTTTCTACTTTCATGATTGCGGTAAACGAGCTTTCAGCCCAAAAATGTAATTCGCGTGAGATACTTGAACCATTAGCTATAATAATAGCACCTTACGCACCGCACATTGCTGAGGAATTGTGGAGCAAACTGGGTCACGAAACATCTATCGCTGATGCAGAGTTCCCTGTACACAACGAGGAATATTTAAAAGAATCATCGCATACTTACCCGATTATGTTTAACGGAAAGAAACGTTTTATTTTAGAATTCCCTGCCGATGCCAATCCAAAAGATATGGAAAAGGCAGTTCGTGAACACGAAAAGACAATTGCTCAATTACAGGGACGTGAACCTAAAAAGGTTATTGTTGTACCTAAGAAGATAATTAATGTTGTGGGTTAA
- a CDS encoding DUF4136 domain-containing protein: MKKFTLITMITVIALLSSCGPSMDVSYDYNRNVDFTKFSTFAIDEWNDENSELVDEFTKERILNAMRNEMLSRGMTEAEDNPDIMLDIFVVTDIERYTTAYTTHMGMYSGWGGYRGWYSPGFGAGSYNTQFVEHEKLLGTIVLDVYDERAKKLIWQGVGKGEIDGTKRPTESTINNTISKIYYKYPIKKK; the protein is encoded by the coding sequence ATGAAGAAATTTACGCTGATAACGATGATAACTGTAATTGCTTTATTAAGCAGCTGTGGCCCTTCAATGGATGTGTCATATGATTACAACAGGAATGTAGATTTTACAAAGTTTTCAACTTTTGCTATAGATGAATGGAATGATGAAAACTCAGAATTAGTTGATGAATTTACAAAAGAAAGAATTCTCAATGCAATGAGGAATGAGATGCTTAGCAGGGGGATGACAGAGGCTGAAGATAACCCGGATATCATGTTGGATATATTCGTTGTTACCGACATTGAAAGATATACTACTGCCTATACAACTCATATGGGTATGTATAGTGGATGGGGTGGTTATAGAGGATGGTACAGTCCGGGGTTCGGTGCCGGCTCATACAACACCCAATTTGTAGAACACGAAAAACTTCTTGGAACAATAGTGCTTGATGTATATGATGAAAGAGCAAAAAAACTAATTTGGCAAGGAGTAGGGAAAGGCGAAATTGACGGGACAAAACGCCCTACGGAAAGTACCATAAATAATACTATATCAAAGATCTATTATAAGTATCCTATTAAGAAAAAGTAA
- a CDS encoding YccF domain-containing protein: MRTLGNIIWLIFGGIFIAVEYLIGSIVMMLTIIGIPFGIQTLKLAGLALWPFDKEIVYKNGEPGCLSTFMNVLWILTGGIWISLTHILFGLFFGLTIIGIPWAIQHFKLAGLAIAPFGKDFVYKD; this comes from the coding sequence ATGCGAACATTAGGAAATATTATTTGGTTAATTTTTGGAGGAATATTTATTGCAGTAGAATATCTTATAGGGAGTATCGTTATGATGTTGACTATTATTGGTATCCCCTTTGGTATTCAGACATTGAAACTTGCCGGACTGGCACTTTGGCCGTTTGATAAGGAGATAGTCTACAAAAACGGAGAACCCGGTTGTTTATCAACTTTTATGAATGTACTTTGGATACTGACCGGAGGTATCTGGATTAGTTTAACACATATCTTGTTTGGTCTATTTTTTGGGCTGACTATAATAGGTATTCCCTGGGCTATACAACACTTCAAACTTGCCGGCCTTGCAATAGCTCCTTTTGGAAAGGATTTTGTTTATAAGGATTAA
- a CDS encoding SDR family oxidoreductase has protein sequence MDLNLKGKEAFVSGSSQGIGSASAIELSILGANVTIVGRNIELLESTFRKLDVSDGQKHKILVVDYSKRGELEAELDKYLAQGNSIDILVNNMGGPKAGATYKAGIDEFEEAFYNHIINNHILVQAFIPNMKEKGWGRIINIISTSVKAPIKGLGVSNTIRGAVGNWSKTLSNELGKYNITVNNVLPGSTLTARHDDIVKMKADKTGKSMEEIEWEMKELIPMKRFAAPNEIANAVAFLASPAADYINGINIPVDGGKTGNL, from the coding sequence ATGGATCTTAATTTAAAAGGGAAAGAGGCTTTCGTAAGTGGAAGCTCGCAGGGAATAGGTAGTGCTTCAGCTATCGAACTTTCAATTTTGGGAGCGAACGTGACAATAGTCGGGAGAAATATTGAATTACTTGAATCTACATTTAGGAAGTTAGATGTATCAGATGGTCAAAAACACAAAATATTAGTTGTTGATTATTCGAAAAGAGGAGAGTTAGAAGCAGAATTAGATAAGTATCTGGCTCAGGGTAATTCGATCGATATTTTGGTTAATAATATGGGCGGACCAAAGGCAGGTGCTACTTATAAGGCGGGAATAGATGAGTTTGAAGAAGCATTTTATAATCATATTATTAATAATCACATATTAGTTCAGGCATTTATTCCTAATATGAAAGAGAAAGGCTGGGGTAGGATAATAAATATTATTTCTACATCGGTGAAAGCTCCAATAAAGGGATTAGGGGTTTCAAACACTATTAGGGGAGCGGTTGGCAATTGGTCTAAAACACTTTCCAATGAACTTGGGAAATATAATATTACGGTTAATAATGTTCTTCCCGGATCAACATTAACTGCCAGGCATGATGATATTGTAAAGATGAAGGCTGACAAGACCGGTAAATCAATGGAGGAGATAGAGTGGGAAATGAAGGAGTTAATTCCTATGAAGAGATTTGCTGCCCCAAATGAGATTGCTAATGCAGTTGCGTTTTTGGCTTCTCCTGCAGCTGATTATATCAATGGAATTAATATTCCTGTTGATGGTGGCAAAACCGGAAATTTATAA